In Rippkaea orientalis PCC 8801, the following are encoded in one genomic region:
- a CDS encoding TetR/AcrR family transcriptional regulator, with translation MSETETRDKILECCKELIQGKGYHAFTMNEIAQLLEISSSNIYHHFRNKENLVKETVAKYKEDVEKILKQIAQDASSLRECLEGLINVYAEVLKPDNKRICLCMTLMVELNTLPQPITDELNQFFDLQVNWTTSVFQQYEPEMTLLNYEPAMLISGLEGIIAVARMKGGSEYFKNVAYSLIDNFLIAHQKEVTRE, from the coding sequence ATGAGCGAAACAGAAACAAGGGACAAGATTCTAGAGTGTTGCAAAGAGCTAATCCAGGGTAAAGGTTATCATGCTTTTACCATGAATGAGATAGCTCAATTATTAGAAATTAGCTCCTCAAATATCTATCATCACTTTAGAAATAAGGAGAATTTAGTCAAAGAGACAGTTGCTAAATATAAAGAGGATGTAGAGAAAATTCTCAAGCAAATAGCTCAAGATGCTTCCTCATTACGAGAGTGCTTAGAAGGCTTAATCAATGTCTATGCAGAGGTTCTTAAACCGGATAATAAAAGGATTTGTCTGTGTATGACTTTAATGGTTGAGCTTAATACTTTACCTCAACCTATTACAGACGAGTTAAATCAATTTTTTGACCTACAAGTTAACTGGACAACCTCAGTTTTTCAACAATATGAACCCGAAATGACTTTATTAAATTATGAACCAGCAATGCTCATTAGTGGATTAGAAGGAATAATAGCGGTAGCACGGATGAAAGGAGGTAGCGAATACTTTAAAAATGTGGCTTACAGCCTAATTGATAACTTCTTAATTGCCCATCAAAAAGAAGTAACAAGGGAGTAA
- a CDS encoding IS630 family transposase: protein MILLRELSTETKKLLITISRLSKSPQVRNRSQCIILSYERVSIPQLRKLFRVSEKTIYNWLNRWEAQGLLGLYNEKGRGRKAKLSQEQQEHIKQWVKEEPKNLKKVALKIYQQWKIDVSKETIKRIIKKLNMLWKRMKRGLAKSPEEWELEVKMPKLLELKEQDKKGEIDLRYLDESGFSLMPYIPYAWQEKGSTITLKSSQSKRINVLGLMNRHHELYYEIYSSNINSQVVINFLDKFSQNLSKQTVIIMDQASIHTSDNLLKKLEEWEQRNLKIFWLPTYSPQQNLIEILWKFVKYEWVEVDAYENWTSLLNYLKKVLDNFGQEYVINFV, encoded by the coding sequence ATGATACTTTTGAGAGAACTAAGTACAGAAACTAAGAAACTTTTAATAACAATAAGTCGTTTAAGTAAATCTCCTCAAGTGAGAAATAGATCTCAATGTATAATCTTGAGTTATGAAAGAGTGTCTATTCCTCAATTAAGAAAACTATTTAGAGTGAGTGAAAAAACTATCTATAATTGGCTAAATAGATGGGAAGCCCAAGGATTATTAGGGCTGTATAATGAAAAAGGAAGAGGGAGAAAAGCGAAATTAAGTCAGGAACAACAAGAGCATATAAAGCAATGGGTAAAGGAAGAACCTAAAAACCTCAAAAAAGTTGCCTTAAAAATTTATCAACAGTGGAAAATAGATGTCAGCAAAGAAACCATTAAAAGAATAATAAAAAAGCTGAATATGCTTTGGAAAAGAATGAAAAGAGGACTAGCCAAAAGTCCTGAAGAATGGGAGTTAGAGGTCAAAATGCCTAAGTTGTTGGAACTCAAAGAGCAAGATAAAAAAGGAGAAATAGATTTAAGATATTTGGATGAAAGTGGATTTTCTCTAATGCCATATATTCCTTATGCTTGGCAGGAAAAAGGCTCAACAATAACTCTAAAAAGTTCTCAAAGTAAAAGAATAAATGTGTTAGGATTAATGAATCGTCATCATGAACTTTACTACGAAATTTACTCAAGCAATATTAATAGTCAAGTCGTGATTAACTTTTTGGATAAATTTAGCCAAAACCTATCCAAACAAACGGTAATTATTATGGATCAAGCGTCAATTCATACCAGCGATAATCTGCTCAAAAAGCTAGAAGAATGGGAGCAAAGAAATTTAAAAATATTCTGGTTGCCTACTTACTCACCTCAGCAAAATTTAATTGAAATTTTATGGAAATTTGTTAAATATGAGTGGGTTGAAGTTGATGCTTATGAGAATTGGACAAGCTTACTTAATTATCTTAAAAAAGTGCTTGATAATTTTGGTCAAGAATATGTAATTAATTTTGTTTAG
- a CDS encoding tyrosine-type recombinase/integrase — protein MLLTRQSLKLSQPLPLTGHPGAVYLRSLNPRSRVTMRGALNAIASLLTNGECDYMTLDWAKLTYQHTSAVQAALLERHAPATAARMMCALRRVLKEAKRLGLMSGDDYQTAIDLPSIRESRKLRGRALSQDEIRGLMAVCENDPTTQGIRDAALIAILRGAGLRRAEAVKLQLKDFTQEAGSLQIIGGKGDKDRLVYLPESAISIVNRWLEVRGFTPGALLCPIQKGGRIVIRSMSSQSVLLIVQKRAIAAGVESFSPHDFRRTFCSDLLDAGVDIVTVQKLAGHASPVTTAKYDRRGEAVKRRAVQNLGF, from the coding sequence ATGCTCCTTACCCGCCAGTCCCTTAAACTTTCTCAACCTCTCCCGTTGACGGGTCATCCTGGGGCGGTTTATCTTCGCAGTTTGAATCCGCGATCGCGTGTTACCATGCGCGGGGCATTAAATGCGATCGCTTCTCTGCTAACTAATGGTGAATGTGATTACATGACCCTGGACTGGGCAAAATTAACTTATCAGCATACTTCAGCCGTACAAGCTGCTTTGTTAGAGAGACACGCCCCGGCGACGGCTGCTAGGATGATGTGTGCGCTCAGACGGGTTCTTAAGGAGGCGAAACGGTTGGGGTTGATGAGTGGCGATGATTACCAAACGGCGATCGACCTACCTAGTATTAGGGAAAGTCGGAAGCTGCGGGGTCGGGCGTTAAGTCAAGATGAGATTAGGGGGTTAATGGCGGTGTGTGAGAATGACCCCACCACCCAAGGAATTAGGGATGCGGCCTTAATCGCTATTCTGCGCGGGGCTGGTTTACGGCGTGCGGAAGCTGTCAAACTTCAATTAAAAGACTTTACTCAAGAGGCGGGGTCCCTTCAGATTATTGGGGGGAAGGGGGATAAAGACCGGTTGGTGTATTTGCCTGAGAGTGCGATCTCAATTGTTAACCGTTGGCTTGAGGTTAGGGGGTTCACTCCTGGGGCGTTATTATGTCCCATTCAAAAGGGTGGCCGCATTGTCATTAGGTCGATGAGTTCCCAGTCCGTGCTGTTGATAGTTCAGAAGAGGGCGATCGCTGCGGGGGTTGAGTCGTTTTCGCCCCATGACTTTAGGCGGACGTTTTGCAGTGATTTACTTGATGCTGGTGTTGATATTGTGACGGTGCAGAAACTCGCGGGTCATGCTAGTCCGGTGACGACGGCTAAATATGATAGGAGGGGTGAGGCGGTTAAGCGGCGGGCGGTTCAGAATTTGGGGTTTTGA
- a CDS encoding HNH endonuclease produces the protein MPDGEPFPTLVTPSTPQLKKTVKLRAKNCCEYCYSQEKFATQSFSIEHIYPVSKGGQTKLDNLALACQGCNNHKYNKTEAIDPLTGETTPLYHPRQQHWSDHFSWSNDYTLIVGLTPTGRVTVELLRLNREGLVNLRRILYPMGEHPPNSE, from the coding sequence ATCCCTGACGGTGAGCCTTTTCCAACCCTTGTCACCCCGTCAACTCCTCAACTTAAAAAAACTGTCAAACTTCGGGCTAAAAATTGCTGTGAATATTGTTATTCTCAAGAAAAATTCGCTACCCAAAGCTTCTCAATCGAACATATTTATCCTGTTAGTAAAGGAGGTCAAACAAAATTAGATAACTTGGCTTTAGCTTGTCAAGGTTGTAATAATCATAAATATAATAAAACAGAAGCAATAGATCCCCTTACTGGGGAAACAACCCCTCTTTATCATCCTAGACAACAACATTGGTCAGACCATTTTAGTTGGAGTAATGATTATACTTTGATTGTTGGATTAACACCAACAGGAAGGGTAACAGTAGAACTATTACGTTTAAATCGAGAAGGATTAGTTAATTTACGTCGCATATTATATCCAATGGGAGAACATCCTCCTAATAGTGAATAG
- a CDS encoding IS4 family transposase, whose protein sequence is MDFLPFYQDYLQNALSKSKFLLLRILIWLLQVHKQVRIERLAAYLPLPILYESRRKKIQRFLVEPCLSLVLLWFPLIKLIVEREFKPGSRLTLVLDRTQWQDKNVFMISVVWRKRAFPIYWQILEKKGSSNVKEQIALIRPVLKLFADYELLILGDREFHGVELSYWLKKRNRTAKNPIYFAFRERKNVYIRRSKKNQKRFQDLTLTPGVKVFEKNIFITKQKGFGRFNVLAYQKRKYRNHQEEEPWFIITNLDNPSEVIKYYKIRGGIEAMFRDYKSGGYNLEGSKANIHRLTNLILLIAIAYTLSALKGKSIKNRGYQKYISRLTEPKRQVRRHSEFWVGLYGQSWVLAWDFCYLFVEQIMRINLHKINEYNRGLKALSAIS, encoded by the coding sequence ATGGATTTTTTGCCTTTCTATCAGGACTATTTACAAAACGCATTATCAAAAAGTAAATTTTTACTTTTACGAATATTAATATGGCTTTTACAAGTTCATAAACAAGTTAGAATAGAACGGTTAGCGGCTTATCTTCCTCTTCCTATTCTATACGAAAGTCGTAGAAAGAAGATTCAAAGATTTTTAGTCGAACCGTGCTTAAGCCTTGTCTTATTATGGTTTCCTCTGATAAAATTAATAGTAGAACGAGAATTTAAACCAGGAAGTCGTTTAACTTTAGTTTTGGATAGGACTCAGTGGCAGGATAAAAATGTGTTCATGATTAGTGTAGTTTGGAGAAAGAGAGCCTTCCCTATTTACTGGCAAATTCTAGAGAAAAAAGGAAGCAGCAACGTCAAAGAACAAATCGCTTTAATCCGACCGGTCTTGAAATTATTTGCCGACTATGAGTTATTAATTTTAGGGGATAGGGAGTTTCATGGGGTAGAATTATCTTATTGGTTAAAGAAACGAAACCGAACGGCTAAAAATCCCATCTATTTTGCTTTTCGAGAAAGGAAAAATGTCTACATTAGAAGAAGTAAGAAGAATCAAAAACGCTTTCAAGATTTAACCCTGACCCCAGGAGTCAAAGTTTTTGAAAAAAACATTTTTATCACCAAGCAAAAAGGGTTTGGTCGCTTTAATGTATTGGCTTATCAGAAGAGAAAATATAGAAACCATCAGGAAGAAGAACCTTGGTTTATTATAACCAATTTAGATAACCCATCCGAAGTCATAAAATATTATAAAATCAGAGGTGGAATTGAAGCTATGTTTCGAGATTATAAGAGTGGAGGATATAATCTCGAAGGGAGTAAAGCTAATATTCATCGACTTACTAACTTGATTTTATTAATAGCTATTGCTTATACTTTATCGGCTTTAAAAGGGAAGTCAATTAAAAATAGAGGATATCAAAAGTATATATCTAGACTAACAGAACCGAAAAGACAAGTCAGAAGACATAGTGAATTTTGGGTAGGGCTATATGGACAAAGTTGGGTCTTAGCCTGGGATTTCTGTTACTTGTTTGTTGAACAAATTATGAGAATTAACCTTCACAAAATTAATGAATATAACCGAGGTTTAAAAGCCTTATCTGCTATTAGTTAA
- a CDS encoding aspartyl protease family protein gives MPSTVEFPFSNDEALPTIPIILSYADSSVSANALLDTGSTVNLLPYDIGLQLGAIWDEQTVRLPLAGNLARVEARGLFVHVQIGNLEPVRLAFAWTQASQIPLILGQTNFFREFDVCFQRSRHTIEIIRLRA, from the coding sequence ATGCCTAGTACAGTCGAGTTTCCCTTTTCTAACGATGAAGCATTACCCACAATTCCTATCATTCTCAGTTATGCAGATTCTTCTGTTTCTGCGAATGCACTGCTCGATACTGGGTCTACGGTCAATCTCTTACCTTATGACATTGGGCTGCAATTAGGTGCAATTTGGGATGAACAAACTGTCCGCTTGCCATTGGCTGGAAATCTTGCAAGGGTTGAAGCACGGGGGTTATTTGTGCACGTTCAAATTGGGAATCTCGAACCTGTTCGTCTAGCATTTGCCTGGACACAAGCCTCTCAGATACCCTTGATCCTTGGGCAAACGAACTTTTTTCGAGAATTTGATGTCTGTTTTCAGCGATCGCGGCACACGATCGAAATTATCCGACTTCGGGCTTGA
- a CDS encoding IS701 family transposase encodes MLSEPKQSGCSRLAEILEDVSHDSINRFLLRERYEPKDLFKMVMSIINLVGGILSVDDTVIEKLYSNPLCAELIGYFWSGKYHKTIKGINLITLYYSDIQGNSVPINYRIYDKKEGKTKNDYFQEMLIEVMSWGVKPRLVTGDSWYSSVANLKFLRNQKLGFLFGIEKNRTVSNEPGKYHQVSKLDIPAPGLITHLREFGVIKLFRKDFKKEDSRHYILYFPDEEILQKITRSEFVTIHDTHWGIESFHRAIKQLCGLGKFMVRDSQAIKTHIFCSLQAFVRLEKMCSEKIIVNWYELQRNLFTKVIREYICDNLLTVCTI; translated from the coding sequence TTGCTATCGGAACCCAAGCAGAGCGGATGTTCTAGATTGGCGGAAATCTTGGAAGATGTTTCCCATGACAGTATCAATCGCTTTTTATTAAGAGAGAGATATGAACCGAAAGATTTGTTCAAGATGGTAATGAGCATAATTAATCTGGTAGGAGGAATTTTAAGTGTTGATGATACAGTAATAGAAAAGTTATATAGCAATCCGTTATGCGCGGAATTAATTGGATATTTTTGGTCAGGGAAGTATCATAAAACCATAAAAGGGATAAATTTAATAACACTGTATTACAGCGATATTCAGGGAAATTCAGTGCCAATCAACTACAGAATATATGACAAAAAGGAGGGAAAAACCAAGAACGATTACTTCCAAGAAATGCTGATAGAAGTAATGAGTTGGGGAGTGAAACCCAGATTAGTAACAGGAGACAGTTGGTACTCATCCGTGGCAAACTTGAAATTTTTAAGAAACCAGAAATTAGGTTTTCTCTTCGGAATTGAGAAAAATAGAACTGTCTCAAACGAGCCAGGAAAGTATCACCAAGTAAGCAAACTAGACATTCCCGCTCCAGGATTAATTACTCATTTAAGGGAATTTGGCGTGATCAAACTGTTTAGGAAAGACTTCAAAAAAGAAGACTCTAGACACTACATCTTATACTTTCCCGATGAAGAGATTCTCCAAAAGATAACAAGAAGTGAGTTTGTCACCATTCATGATACCCACTGGGGAATAGAAAGTTTTCATCGAGCCATCAAACAACTCTGTGGTCTTGGTAAATTTATGGTTAGAGACAGCCAGGCTATCAAAACACATATTTTTTGTTCACTTCAAGCTTTTGTACGCCTGGAAAAAATGTGCTCGGAGAAAATCATTGTCAATTGGTATGAACTCCAAAGAAATCTATTCACAAAAGTCATCCGCGAATACATTTGTGACAATCTTCTGACTGTTTGTACTATATAA
- a CDS encoding type II toxin-antitoxin system HicA family toxin, translating to MSKLPQISGKECIKTLEKAGFYIKRQKGSHIILCRDEPFAEVVVPNHKNLDKGTLRAIIRQADLDVDEFIELLKNK from the coding sequence ATGAGTAAATTGCCTCAAATTTCAGGAAAAGAGTGTATCAAAACCTTGGAAAAAGCTGGATTTTACATAAAGCGTCAAAAAGGTAGCCATATTATTCTCTGTAGAGATGAACCTTTTGCCGAAGTGGTAGTTCCAAATCATAAAAACCTTGACAAAGGCACTCTAAGAGCTATTATTCGACAGGCAGACTTAGACGTGGATGAATTTATTGAATTGTTAAAGAATAAGTAA
- a CDS encoding type II toxin-antitoxin system HicB family antitoxin, translating into MRQVIIYPGEDGYWVAQCPSLPPCISQGKTKEEAIANIQEAIELYLEVLQEEGRVIPEDRVETVTLAI; encoded by the coding sequence ATGAGACAAGTCATTATTTATCCTGGAGAAGATGGTTATTGGGTTGCTCAATGTCCCAGTTTACCTCCCTGTATTAGTCAAGGAAAAACAAAGGAAGAGGCGATCGCCAATATTCAAGAGGCAATAGAATTGTATCTTGAGGTTCTTCAAGAAGAAGGTCGTGTCATTCCTGAAGATCGAGTCGAAACAGTTACCCTTGCTATATGA
- a CDS encoding ParA family protein, producing the protein MLKVAVFNFKGGTAKSTTVINLGASLATAKRKVLVIDLDGQRTLSFGLGLDGDMPTALDFLQGGQVEPMATKVNNLFLIPGALEMFQLQTDQDLFTPALAKLTGYDVCLMDCSPGLGITSVQAILSSDRILIPVICEPAVLKGLSEAVQLIREERPEVPIDVVRVRYRPRLLITKEAEELLTEAAPELNYRLLKTTVPENIAVAEAIAHAIPVTEYASRSNGAKAYRALAKECQGVWQ; encoded by the coding sequence ATGTTAAAGGTAGCGGTGTTTAATTTTAAGGGGGGTACGGCTAAGTCAACCACGGTGATTAATCTGGGGGCAAGCTTGGCAACGGCAAAGCGAAAGGTGTTAGTCATCGATCTGGATGGTCAACGGACTTTATCCTTTGGCTTGGGGTTAGATGGGGATATGCCAACCGCCTTAGATTTTTTACAAGGGGGTCAGGTTGAACCAATGGCCACTAAGGTTAATAATCTCTTTCTCATTCCTGGGGCGTTAGAGATGTTTCAATTGCAAACGGATCAAGATTTGTTTACCCCGGCCTTGGCTAAGTTGACGGGGTATGATGTCTGTTTGATGGACTGTTCTCCTGGCTTGGGTATTACTTCAGTACAGGCGATTTTGAGTAGCGATCGCATCCTGATCCCAGTGATTTGTGAACCGGCTGTATTGAAGGGGTTATCTGAAGCGGTGCAGTTAATTCGGGAGGAACGGCCGGAGGTTCCGATTGATGTGGTACGGGTTAGGTATCGTCCCCGTTTACTAATTACCAAGGAAGCTGAGGAGTTACTGACCGAAGCTGCACCAGAGTTAAATTACCGTTTGCTTAAAACAACTGTACCAGAAAATATTGCGGTTGCAGAAGCGATCGCTCATGCTATTCCGGTGACTGAATATGCCTCTCGGTCAAATGGGGCTAAAGCTTATCGTGCTTTAGCTAAAGAATGTCAAGGGGTTTGGCAATAA
- a CDS encoding HAD hydrolase-like protein, producing the protein MFCPDYEGKICYRCYRENWINLSPVIIENCRKPSPGMINFLIQFHAPITDALMVGDRPEDEGAAQAAGIKFMLANEWRNQ; encoded by the coding sequence TTGTTTTGTCCTGACTATGAAGGAAAAATTTGTTATCGATGTTATCGTGAAAATTGGATTAATCTTTCTCCCGTAATTATTGAGAATTGTCGAAAACCAAGCCCAGGTATGATCAATTTTTTGATTCAATTTCATGCTCCTATTACTGATGCTTTAATGGTAGGCGATCGCCCCGAAGATGAAGGGGCAGCTCAAGCAGCCGGAATTAAATTTATGTTGGCTAATGAATGGAGGAATCAATGA
- a CDS encoding transposase gives MKEKTIIRWGKYRWPIEGFFKTAKHQFSLHRFGQKTLLGVYRWLILSFLSYMLAYWVYLHNSNFDDLDWYDSAQKALVLLLPHILLLSLLKKLKLRFYRT, from the coding sequence ATGAAGGAAAAAACTATCATTAGATGGGGAAAATATCGATGGCCAATAGAGGGTTTCTTTAAAACCGCAAAACATCAGTTTAGTCTTCACCGTTTTGGGCAAAAAACTTTATTAGGGGTTTATCGTTGGTTAATTCTTTCTTTCCTTTCTTATATGTTAGCCTACTGGGTCTATTTACACAATAGTAACTTTGATGATTTAGACTGGTATGATTCAGCCCAAAAAGCCTTAGTTTTGCTACTTCCTCACATTTTACTCCTTTCTCTTCTCAAGAAGTTAAAGTTACGGTTCTACCGAACTTAG
- a CDS encoding ISL3 family transposase, which produces MPSNPQLNLMTNLLQLEGVTVINYQIIKEIGIVLSVEKIEPNATCIYCGSKTRKVHQNNELTIRDLPWGEKSVYLKINRRQMRCEHCQKKFTEELSYVPKKRTYTERFRKKIIEEVLNSDIKNVAKRNGVSEQEIETMLKDVGEDLNQEKPRELRRLGIDEIAVIKGQGNYYVVLVDLERGVIVGILEKRIEEEVLKYLEAWGEEVLTKIEEVSIDLWKPYKNIVNKLMPQAEVVADRFHVMKQVNEELDAQRKTLKREAKELKDTNQKEEILSGLNKSKYVLLKNEEDLNEEQKEKLEQVYKTSEVLSKMHQLKEEFRDIFETQSDWVSGLFELANWCQKAYSLYPKSCGTIRRWIGEIIAYFDQGTTQGIVEGINNKLKLIKRRAYGFRNFGNFQLRSFLTWHFTR; this is translated from the coding sequence ATGCCATCAAATCCTCAACTAAATTTAATGACTAACCTGTTACAACTAGAAGGAGTGACAGTCATCAATTATCAGATAATAAAAGAGATAGGAATAGTTTTATCTGTAGAGAAAATAGAGCCAAATGCTACCTGTATTTACTGTGGTTCAAAAACGAGGAAAGTTCATCAAAATAACGAATTAACAATTAGGGATTTACCCTGGGGAGAAAAATCGGTTTATTTAAAAATTAATCGTCGGCAAATGAGATGTGAGCATTGTCAAAAGAAATTCACAGAGGAATTGAGTTATGTGCCCAAAAAAAGAACTTATACTGAGAGATTTAGAAAGAAAATAATTGAAGAAGTTTTAAATAGTGACATCAAGAATGTAGCGAAAAGAAATGGAGTTAGTGAACAAGAAATAGAAACGATGCTGAAAGATGTAGGAGAAGACTTAAACCAAGAAAAACCGAGGGAATTAAGGCGATTAGGAATTGATGAAATCGCGGTGATTAAAGGACAAGGAAATTATTATGTTGTCTTAGTTGATTTAGAGAGAGGAGTGATAGTAGGAATTCTAGAAAAACGAATAGAAGAGGAAGTTTTAAAATATCTAGAAGCATGGGGAGAAGAGGTTTTGACGAAGATTGAAGAAGTGAGTATAGATCTTTGGAAACCTTATAAAAATATTGTGAATAAATTAATGCCCCAAGCTGAAGTCGTAGCTGATAGATTTCATGTAATGAAACAAGTTAATGAGGAATTAGATGCTCAAAGAAAAACTCTTAAAAGAGAAGCTAAAGAGCTAAAAGATACTAATCAAAAAGAAGAAATATTGTCAGGATTAAATAAGAGTAAATATGTTTTATTGAAAAATGAAGAAGATTTAAACGAAGAGCAAAAAGAAAAATTAGAGCAAGTCTATAAAACGTCAGAAGTCCTATCAAAAATGCACCAATTGAAGGAGGAATTTAGAGACATTTTTGAAACCCAGTCTGACTGGGTTTCAGGACTATTTGAATTAGCAAATTGGTGTCAAAAGGCTTATTCATTGTACCCGAAAAGTTGTGGAACAATTAGGCGTTGGATTGGAGAAATTATTGCCTATTTTGACCAAGGAACAACTCAAGGAATAGTCGAAGGTATTAACAATAAATTAAAGTTGATTAAAAGGAGAGCTTATGGCTTTAGAAATTTTGGTAATTTTCAACTCAGAAGTTTCTTAACTTGGCATTTTACTCGTTAA
- the mntA gene encoding type VII toxin-antitoxin system MntA family adenylyltransferase antitoxin, with translation MSNLDINQLQNLPNRLVQKIPYLKMLILFGSRARGDTHPNSDWDFAALYDDKLRNHNLKGFKWFEIYGVLADYFEISDEKIDLVDLNRCSPLIAHYVARDGQLLYEQEPGLFEEFKQKALMNDEQLDYIQKSLRQKLENFLEVRGV, from the coding sequence ATGTCAAATTTAGATATCAACCAACTACAAAACCTCCCAAATCGATTAGTTCAAAAAATTCCCTATCTAAAAATGCTAATTCTATTTGGTTCAAGAGCAAGGGGTGATACTCATCCTAATAGTGATTGGGATTTTGCTGCACTTTATGATGATAAACTAAGAAACCACAACCTTAAAGGATTTAAGTGGTTTGAAATTTATGGAGTATTAGCAGATTATTTTGAGATTTCTGATGAAAAAATTGATCTAGTTGATCTTAATCGTTGTTCCCCATTAATTGCTCATTATGTAGCTCGTGATGGACAGCTTTTATATGAACAAGAACCTGGATTATTTGAGGAGTTTAAACAAAAGGCATTAATGAATGATGAACAATTAGATTATATCCAGAAATCTCTAAGACAAAAATTAGAAAACTTTTTAGAAGTGAGGGGAGTATGA
- a CDS encoding cytochrome P460 family protein encodes MKISKWIARLLLFVASVVIAITISPFRFFYSPVVSELGYSYTVSSAAESPVQFPNNYKQQFVHYVTVDCPTSGIVRQMYIDRPSLESLKANETFPSGAVIVMETHSAKQGSDNRLIPTQLNNLFVREKRRGWNVAASGEWQSAWYSPSGSLVSGNQTSCIGCHTQVRDRDYLFTLPALQAAAKTGQTQHQQTEFSTSVCR; translated from the coding sequence ATGAAAATATCGAAATGGATTGCTCGACTGCTGTTGTTTGTTGCATCTGTTGTGATCGCGATTACGATTTCTCCTTTCAGATTTTTCTATTCACCAGTTGTTTCGGAGCTTGGCTATTCCTACACTGTTTCATCTGCGGCTGAATCTCCGGTTCAGTTTCCCAATAATTACAAGCAGCAGTTTGTACATTATGTGACCGTTGATTGTCCAACAAGTGGAATCGTCAGACAGATGTATATTGATCGCCCATCACTAGAAAGTCTCAAAGCCAATGAAACGTTTCCAAGTGGGGCAGTAATCGTGATGGAGACGCACTCTGCCAAGCAAGGTAGTGATAATCGCCTAATCCCGACTCAACTTAACAACCTATTTGTTCGAGAGAAGCGGCGTGGTTGGAATGTGGCTGCTAGTGGCGAATGGCAGTCCGCCTGGTATAGTCCTTCTGGTTCACTGGTGTCTGGCAATCAAACTTCTTGCATTGGTTGCCATACTCAGGTGCGAGATCGAGATTATTTGTTTACACTGCCTGCACTACAAGCGGCTGCAAAAACTGGACAAACTCAGCATCAACAGACCGAATTTAGTACCTCTGTCTGTCGATGA
- a CDS encoding TetR/AcrR family transcriptional regulator, translating into MGLEQYRAEVSRQKQQAILQAALTAFLEFGYDRTTIDYVAQKAQVSTATLYKHFPSKADLFGGIMAQVWRTDQISSTPVSPSLSPQTALMQIGQEYAQLLMSANIQPLFRVVIAETSRFPELGTELYHRGKEPFLKRLHAYLQAQVALDTLVIVNIPLASRQFLGMINDIIFWPRFLIMNLEISENEIEDVIISAVETFLARYANSC; encoded by the coding sequence ATGGGGCTTGAACAGTATCGGGCTGAGGTCAGCCGTCAGAAGCAACAGGCAATTTTGCAGGCTGCTCTCACCGCTTTCCTAGAATTTGGCTACGATCGCACAACGATAGATTATGTCGCCCAAAAAGCTCAAGTCTCTACGGCAACACTGTACAAACACTTTCCAAGCAAAGCAGATTTATTTGGTGGGATTATGGCGCAGGTCTGGAGAACGGATCAGATCAGTTCTACACCTGTGTCACCATCCTTGTCTCCACAAACAGCATTGATGCAAATTGGTCAAGAGTATGCTCAACTACTGATGAGTGCCAATATTCAGCCACTGTTCCGGGTCGTTATTGCAGAGACGTCTCGTTTTCCGGAGCTAGGTACTGAGCTTTACCACCGAGGTAAAGAGCCATTCCTCAAACGTCTTCATGCCTATCTACAGGCGCAGGTTGCCCTTGATACATTAGTCATAGTAAACATTCCGCTGGCAAGTCGTCAATTTCTTGGAATGATCAATGACATTATCTTTTGGCCTCGATTTTTAATTATGAACTTGGAAATTAGTGAGAATGAGATTGAGGATGTAATTATTAGTGCTGTGGAGACATTCCTAGCGCGTTATGCGAACAGTTGTTAG